The Spiroplasma litorale nucleotide sequence ACCAAAAAAAAAAAAAAAAGCAAATGACACAAGCGAGGGGTCGTAGGAAATTTTAGACTTAATGCAATTTTGTTAAAATTTATAAATTAAAAAAATTAACTTTCTTTAAAAATCTAATAAAGATTTTTAAAGAAATAAGGAACTTAATAATGCTGATTATTAAAAAAATAGTTTTTTTATCTATTAATATTTATTTATCTAAACATTTATTTAATAATCTAGGAAAATAAATCCTTAGATTATGAAAAACCGAATAGTACAATAGTATTATTCGGCTTTTCATATATTTATGTAATATTTAAATTTATAAATTTTATTAATAAAAATTAAAATTTTATAAGTACTTTTAAAGCCTTATTTTCTTTTGCATTCTTAAATACATCAAAAGCTTTTTCGATTTCACTAAAATTAAATCTATGAGAAATTAATTTATCAATTGGAATTTTATAATCATTTATATTTTTTATTAAATCTAATGATGAATACGCATTTACAAGTCCTGTAGTAAGTTTTATGTTTTTTATTCATAAATCTTGTAAATTAAACTCTACTGATTCACCAAAAACGCCAACAATAGCTATATTTCCAGCTATTGATACTATTTTTTGAGCTAAATCGAAAGTAAATTTAGTTCCGATTGCTTCAATTACAACATTTGATCCTTCATTATTGGTTAACTTCATTACTTGTTTTATTGCTTCATCACCTGTTGCACAAATTATATCTGTTGCTCCATTATTTTTTGCAAAATCTAATCTAGATTGATCTAAATCAATCATAATTATTTTTTTAGGGTTTTTTTGCTTAGCTGACATTAGTCCTGCTAATCCGATTGGACCAGCACCAATTATTGTAACAACACTATCTTCTTTAACTTCTCCATTTAAAACACCAATTTCATATGATGTTGGAAATATATCACTAATTAAAACTAGATTTTCAAAACCAGGTTTACTTGGATCTAATTTGTGTAATGAATTAGTGGCATGTGGAACTCTTATATATTCTGAGTGTGTTCCATCAATTAAATGCCCAAATATTCAACCCCCATCTTCACAATGAGATTGATAATTATTTTTACAATATTTACAAGTTCCACAACTTGTAATACAAGAGATAATTACAACGTCACCAACTTTATGATTTGATACTTCACTACCTAATTGTTCAATTACACCAATACCTTCATGACCTAATACACAATTATCAGGAACTTCAGGTACATCTCCTTTAAGAATATGTAAATCTGTACCACAAATTGTTGTATACATCATTTTTACAATGGCATCTGTTTCTTTTTTTATAGTTGGTTTTTCAACTTCTTTTACTACATATTTTAAACTATTTTTTTCAAAGCATGCTGCTTTCATATTATCACCCTTAAATATAATAACATTACAAAAAGTGTTTTAATGAATAATATGGAATTATTTTTATTTATATTATATATTTAAGAAATATTTTTATTTATTTTAATAATTAATTTAGTTTTTTATAAAATTATAATTTAGTTGTATAAAGTTAGAATATGGTGAATCAGGGTTATATGTTGAAACAAACTTTGGTCCTATATAGTTTTCTTCATCAAAATAATCTAATTTAACATTATTTTCAGTTAATTGATATTTTTTTGTTTCTTCTTTATTATTTCACTTATCTAAAACATCTTTTAGTGTTTCATGTTCTTCAGAACCATTTATATCTCCTAAATCAATAAACGCCCCATCATTTATATCTTGAAATAGATTTATTCTTTGACATTCAATATGAACTATCTTTTCAAGACCTGCATATTTTAATAATAGAGACACTTGGAAATGGAATTTTTCAATTTCTCCATTGCTTTTTGCTATGTATTTATTTAATTTATATTTAATTTTAAATAAACCCTCTATTTTGTCATCTTTAATTGGTTCTAAAACTTCTAGACATTTTGAATCTTTTTCTTCGTTAGGTATTAAAACCTCGAGTTTTTTATCGCTTTCAAAATTGTTAATTTTAATACTGAATGTCTTTTCTTCAAAAACTTTTATATATAAATCAATATCATCAATTGAAAAACTTGGTTTAATTTTTTCATATGTATATTATAAAACAACACTACCTTTAACCTTTGAAGAGTTTGGTAATGCCTCAATTTTAGCTTGATTTAAAGTTGGATTATCTGAAAATTTTACATCATTAATTGAAAAAGAATCATCTTTATTCATTTCAATAATTTTTGATATTATATCTTTTAAGGTTTGTAAATCACTATTACTTTTTATTTCCTTCAAATCTTTTTCTCTGATTGAAGATAAATCTCTTTTTTGATCTTCAATGTTTGGTGTTGTTGTCTCTGTTGACTGGTTATTGTTATTCTCACAAGATAGCACATTACTAGGAACAATTCCAATACATAAAATCGCATTTAAACATAGTATTAGTTTTTTCATTTTATTTCCTCCTTTATAAATTGTGTTTTAATAATTATTTAATAAAAAAAATTACAATAAATATATATTTTTAATTTATATTATAAAATATAACGCAAAAGAAAAGTATTCATTGAAAATACATTTATTAATATTTCAATATAATTACTAATAATTTAATACAACAATATTTTATATTTTCAATTATGTTAATAATGAAAAATAATTATCTACATATATAACTCATGCAAATAAAATAAAAAAACTCCAACTTATTTAAAATAGACAACCCTAAAGAGACCAAATTATTTAAAATTTTTTTAAATAATTGTTTCTACAGAAAGGGTGTTTTTTTATGCCAAAAATAATAGACAAAAAGATAAAATTATTAGCAATTAAGAAATTTCTTGCTGGTGAAAAAGCTTCTAAAATTGCCGAAGAATTAAATTTAAAAAGTGGGCAACCACAAATAAAACAATGAGTAAAAAGATATAATATTAGTGAACTAGAAAGCGAATTAGATTATTCGCCTTGTGAGGTTAATATTTATATGAAAAAAGACATTGAAAACAAGATTCTTAAAGAAGAAAATAAAAAGTTGGAAAAAGAATTAAGTAAACTTAAAAAAGAAAAACTAAAATATAAGGCTAAAATAAATTTTTTGGAAAAGCGCATGCCTTCTTGCATGAATTTATCGAATACTCAAATGAAGATAGAAACAAGTAAGAAGGTTTGAAAAAATAACGCCTATAACATAATTTATTTTGATGATTCTACTGAATTAAACATAAAAGATAAATGCAAAGCTTTATTTGTTAATTTTGCTAACTATGCAAAATGAAAAAATAAAAATCAAAAAGAACTATCTGAAAATAAAAAAGTAGAATTAAAAAGAAAATATAATGATAAAGCGATAGACTTAATAAACAAGTTTTCAAAAAAGAATGGATCTTCTGGTTCATGAAATGTAAGTTCTTGAATTAGAGATGTTTTTAATATTAATGTTAGTTACAAAATAATAAATAAATTAAGAAAAAATAAGTTAGTTGATCTAGTTAAAATTAAAAGAGATTCTAAAAGAACCACTCA carries:
- a CDS encoding alcohol dehydrogenase catalytic domain-containing protein, with protein sequence MKAACFEKNSLKYVVKEVEKPTIKKETDAIVKMMYTTICGTDLHILKGDVPEVPDNCVLGHEGIGVIEQLGSEVSNHKVGDVVIISCITSCGTCKYCKNNYQSHCEDGGWIFGHLIDGTHSEYIRVPHATNSLHKLDPSKPGFENLVLISDIFPTSYEIGVLNGEVKEDSVVTIIGAGPIGLAGLMSAKQKNPKKIIMIDLDQSRLDFAKNNGATDIICATGDEAIKQVMKLTNNEGSNVVIEAIGTKFTFDLAQKIVSIAGNIAIVGVFGESVEFNLQDLWIKNIKLTTGLVNAYSSLDLIKNINDYKIPIDKLISHRFNFSEIEKAFDVFKNAKENKALKVLIKF